A genomic region of Arachis stenosperma cultivar V10309 chromosome 9, arast.V10309.gnm1.PFL2, whole genome shotgun sequence contains the following coding sequences:
- the LOC130950947 gene encoding CDGSH iron-sulfur domain-containing protein NEET yields the protein MESVLSFNKMIMKPLAPKGFAESNIAARKKSRMAVVVKAEGAGVGVGINPDIRKTEEKVVDSVVVSELSKPLTPYCRCWRSGTFPLCDGSHVKHNKATGDNVGPLLLKK from the exons ATGGAATCCGTTTTAAGCTTCAACAAGATGATAATGAAGCCACTGGCACCGAAGGGGTTTGCTGAGAGCAACATAGCAGCAAGGAAGAAGAGTCGCATGGCGGTGGTTGTGAAAGCAGAGGGTGCGGGTGTTGGTGTTGGAATCAACCCTGATATCAGGAAGACTGAGGAGAAGGTTGTGGACTCTGTTGTCGTCTCTGAACTCTCTAAACCCCTCACTCCCTATTGCAG ATGTTGGAGATCAGGAACTTTTCCTCTGTGTGACGGAAGCCATGTAAAGCATAACAAGGCCACTGGGGATAACGTTGGACCTCTGCTTCTGAAAAAGTAG